In a single window of the Corynebacterium mustelae genome:
- a CDS encoding DUF2815 family protein: MSVKLVTPDEVRFSYANVWEPRSINGSEKEKYSCSILIPKTATRTLALIEQKIKEALEEGKAKFNGKIPPIGSLKLPLRDGDLEREDEVYAGHYFINANANADYKPQILGPDGTPIIDRNEFYSGCYGRVSLQFYTFNVNGNRGVAAGLGNIMKTRDGENLGGAGVRAEDEFAEYIQAAPSVVATDGFGNSLGGMLS, translated from the coding sequence ATGTCTGTCAAACTTGTAACCCCTGATGAGGTTCGTTTCTCCTACGCTAACGTGTGGGAACCCCGTTCGATCAACGGCTCCGAGAAGGAAAAGTATTCCTGCTCGATCCTGATCCCGAAGACGGCTACCCGCACCCTCGCCCTGATCGAGCAGAAGATCAAGGAGGCCCTGGAAGAAGGCAAGGCCAAGTTCAACGGAAAGATCCCACCAATAGGCTCGCTGAAGCTCCCCCTGCGGGACGGTGACCTGGAGCGCGAAGACGAAGTCTACGCCGGGCACTACTTCATCAACGCAAACGCTAATGCGGACTATAAGCCACAGATCCTTGGCCCCGACGGTACCCCCATCATTGACCGCAATGAGTTCTACTCCGGCTGCTACGGTCGCGTAAGCCTGCAGTTCTACACATTCAACGTTAACGGCAACCGGGGTGTGGCCGCAGGTCTGGGGAACATCATGAAAACCCGCGACGGTGAGAACCTCGGCGGCGCGGGTGTGCGCGCTGAGGATGAGTTCGCTGAATACATTCAGGCCGCGCCGAGCGTGGTGGCTACGGATGGGTTCGGTAACTCTCTCGGCGGGATGCTCTCCTAA